A stretch of DNA from Mesomycoplasma lagogenitalium:
TAAATACTTTACCGTTAGGGAAATTAATAAATTAAAAGACGAAAATGGAAAAATAAAATTTTTAACAACTAATAAAAGCAACGTTTTTGTAAATGAAAATGATGTAAAAAGTTTTGTTGTTAACAGGGAAGTTGTTTGCATACCTTGAGCAAGTGATCATCCCATTGTTCAATATTATAATGGCAAGTTTATTACAAATGATAATAGAATTGCAACATCAATAGATAAAAATATATTAAGTAATAAATTTTTGTATTATTATTTTCAAAATAATATTGAAAAAATAAAAGAATTTTACACAGGTTCAACAGTTAAATCGCCGAATATGAGTAAAATTTTAGATATGGAAATTTGATTGCCACCACTAGAATTACAAAATAAAATTGTTGCTATTTTAGATAAATTTCAAGATGCAATTGAAAATTCAAAGGGATTATTACCGCAAGAAATTAAATTAAGAGAACAGCAGTATGAATATTATCGAGATAAATTACTTAATTTTAAAAAATAATTTTTGCATATAAATGAAATCGCCTTTTTATAAAGGTGTTTTTTATTTACTTTATTATTGATAAATTTAATTAAGTTAAAAATTAACAATAAATTTTTAATTTATTTTTTAAATAGGTTAAATTAGGTTAAAATTAAATAATGAAAAAGTTTATGCAGTTGTTAAAAAATGAAAAAATAGAGTGAAAAACATTAGGCGAAGTTTGTGAAATAAAATCTGGAGAAACAATAAGTAAACAAGTAATTTTAAAAAATCCCGGTATATATCCAGTAATTAACAGCGGAATGGCACCGCTGGGATATATTAGTTTTTGAAATGTAGAAAACGATCCTATCGGCATTACATCTAGAGGTTCTGGAGTTGGAAGCATTACTTATCAAACGGGTAGATATTTTAGAGGTAATTTAAATTATTCGGTGTCAATTAATAACCAAAAATATCTTAATACACGATTTTTATATCATTTACTTTTAAATTATCAGGGTGTTATCCGCAAAATATGTACATTTAATGCTATACCCGCATTAAATACTTCGGAATTAAAAAAAATAAAAATTCCAATACCTTCTTTAAAAACTCAGGAAAAAATAGTGCAAATTCTTGATAATCTTTCTAATTTAAAAAACGAATTAAATAATGAACTTAATTCTAGAATTAAACAATATGAATATTATCGTGATAAATTATTGAGTGAAGAGTATTTAAACAAAATTACATATAATTTAGTCCTCGACACACACACACACACACACACGCAAAATCATAATGAATTTAGTATAAATTCAAATAAGATTTTGCCTGAAAAAGCAGAAATTTCATTAGACCAATATTCTAATTCTATTAATAAAAAATTTATTTGAGAACTAACAATTTGAGATAAAAAATTTTCTGGAGTTAAATCATATAAACAAAAAAATGTTTATAAATATAAATACTTTTTAGCTAATGAAATTAATAAATTAAAAGATGAAGATGGCAAAATAAAAATTTTAACAACTAATAAAAGCAACATTTTTGCAAATGAAAATAAAGTAAAAAACTTTATTGTTGATAGAGAAATTGTTTACATCCCCGGAGGCGGAAATCCCATTGTTCAATATTATAATGGCAAGTTTATTACAAGCGATAATCGAATTGCAACATCAATAGATAAAAATATATTAAGCAATAAATTTTTGTATTATTATTTTGAAAATAATATTGAAAAAGTAAAAGAATTTTACAGGGGTTCGGGAATTAAGCATCCAGATATGAGTAAAATTTTAGATATGGAAATTTGATTGCCGCCACTAGAATTACAAAATAAAATTGTTGCTATTTTAGATAAATTTCAAGATGCAATTGAAAATTCAAAGGGATTATTACCACAAGAAATCGAGCTAAGAAAAATGCAGTATGAATATTATCGTGATAAACTACTTTCATTTAATATTGACATAACTTCAGAGAGAGAGAGAGAGAGAGAGAGCAAAATTCAATAGAAATACCTAATTCCTATTGAATTTTGCTTGAACAGGCAATTGAATATATAAAAAATAAAATTTATAAAAAAATTATTTATTTAAAACTATGTGATAAAACAATCACCAATTCCATTAATACCGGTTTAAATCCAAGAAATAATTTTAATTTAAATGATGAATCAAATGAAAAATTAGTAGCTTGATACATAACAACAAAAGATTATTCGGAAAACCAAGAAATAATATTTGATATTAATAAAACTGCTAAAATAACAGAAGCTGCTAGAAAATTAATTAATAAAAGAAGTAAATTAGAGAAAAATGATATTCTATTTTCTGGTATAGGAACAGTAGGAAAAGTTGCACTTGTTGATTTTGAACCTTATAATTTTGATATTAGCGAATCTACTTATGCAATTAAAATAAATCAAAATAATATAATACCAAAGTTTTTGATGCATTATTTAAGATCTTCAATAGTTCAAAATCAAATTTTTAAAGATTTAAAAGGTAGTACCTTAAAGGGTATTAGAAAAGTTCAACTAGAAAACTTATTAATTCCAATTATACCTCTAGAAATTCAAAATAAAATTGTTAATATTTTAGATAAATTTCAAAAGGCAATTGAACATTCAAAGGGGTTATTACCACAAGAAATTAAATTGAGAGAAAAGCAGTATGAATATTATTGTAATAAATTGCTTTTATTTGATGATAATCGATTTTAAAAAGAAAATTTAATAATGGCGGTTATGAAAAAGTATATATTTTTTAAAAAAATCAGACTGGTTTTAATACAGTCTGATTTTATATTTAAATTAATTAATCTTTAAAATAATTGATTGGATCTTGAATATCGTATTTGGATTTAGGTTCATATTTTGAATTTGTTCCAGCTGGAATTCTGTGTCCAACAATAATATTTTCTTTTAGTCCTTCTAATTTATCAACTTGTGAAGAAATGGAAGCGTGAACTAAAATTTTGGAAGTTTCTTGATATGAAGCAGCGGCTAAAAATGAATCTGATAATAACGGAGTTTGTTTAGCTCCTTTAATAACGATTTGACCAAATGCCGGTTTTTTACCTTCTGTTAATAATTGTCCATTAACTTCTTGATATTCAAACACATCCACTAATGATCCAACAAATAAATTAGAATCACCTGCATCAGTAATTAAAATTTTAGAAAGCATTTGACGAATAATAATTTCAATGTATTTATCACTAATTGAAATTCCTTGCATTCTATATAATCTTTGAACTTCTTTTAGTAAATAATTTTGCACTCTACGAGCATCAGTGAAATTTAATAACTCTTTTAAAATAATTGGACCTTCAGTTATTTTCTGTCCTGGAATAATATTATCATGCAATTTAACTCTTAATTTACGGTTAGGTTGCACATGGAATACTTTTTCTAGTTCATTGTCTTCATTATCTTTATATTTAACTCTAACTAAAATTGCACCTGTTATATTACCTGCTTTATCTTTTAATTCTTCAATTGCAGAAACATAACCTTTTACTGGTGAAATTTGTGCTGGTTTTCCTCATGGACGATCATAGGCATCAATCAATTCAATTAATCTAGTAAATCCACCAGTAATATCTTCAACTCCGGCAACTCCTCCTGTATGGAATGTACGCATTGTTAATTGAGTTCCCGGTTCACCGATTGATTGAGCAGCTATAATACCAACAGCTTCTCCAATGGCAACAATTCTATTGGTTGCCAAATCTTTTCCATAACATTTTTTACATACACCATTTCTAGTATGACAACTTAAAATAGAACGAATTTCAACCTCTTTAATTCCCGCATCAACGATTTCTTTTGCTATTTCTGGAGTAATAAATTTGTTTGAATTTACAATTAATTCTCCAGATTCAGGATGATAAATTGGTGAGTTAGTATATCTTCCTTCAATTCTTTCAAAGAGTGAAACAATTGAAGAGTTAGTTTTAGTATCAATAATTTCTTTAACAACAAAACCAAAATCTGAACCACAATCGCTTTGTGTTACAACGATATTTTGAGCAACATCAACTAAACGGCGAGTTAAATAACCCGATTTAGCAGTATTAAGTGCTGTATCAGTTCCCCCTTTTCTAGCACCGTGAGTTGAAGAATAAAATTCATAAGAAGTTAATCCTTCTAAAAAGGAACTTTTAACAGGAACTTCAACAGTTGAACGCACAACTCTTTCGTTTTCAGCATCGGCTTTTAAGGTTTTAACGTTATTCGCCATTAATCCCCGCATTCCTGCTAATTGAACGAAGTTGGAAATATTTCCCCTTGCTCCAGATTTCATCATCATAAAAATTGGATTATCTGGTTCATTATTTGTAACATTGTTTAAATCTTTTTGAATTTCATCTTTAATTTTAGTTCATTTATCAATTGTTAAAATATATCTTTCATCATCAGTTAACATTCCCATTTTAAAGAAATCATTTAATTCAGCGGTATATTTTTCTCCTTCTAAAATAAATTCATCCTTTTTAGGTGCTAATTTAATATCACCAATAGAAATTGATGTTCCAGATAACATTGAATATTTAAAACCTAAATCTTTAATTTCATCTAGAATTTCAGCAACTAAATTTGTGTATTTAAATCAAATTTTTTCTAATAATGTTACTTTTTCTTCTTTTTCTAATTCACGATCAATATTGTGATTGCTAATTTTAATTTTTTTATAAATATTTTCAAATTCTTCAACAGTAAATTTAGCTAAATTAGTTGCATGTTTTGCAGAAATTTTTTCATTTTTATAATCAATTAATTTCGAATATAGTTCTAATGAATTTTTATAATTATC
This window harbors:
- a CDS encoding restriction endonuclease subunit S, whose amino-acid sequence is MPEKAEISLDQYSNSINKKFIWELTIWNIKFSGVKSYKQKNVYRYKYFTVREINKLKDENGKIKFLTTNKSNVFVNENDVKSFVVNREVVCIPWASDHPIVQYYNGKFITNDNRIATSIDKNILSNKFLYYYFQNNIEKIKEFYTGSTVKSPNMSKILDMEIWLPPLELQNKIVAILDKFQDAIENSKGLLPQEIKLREQQYEYYRDKLLNFKK
- a CDS encoding restriction endonuclease subunit S, which gives rise to MKKFMQLLKNEKIEWKTLGEVCEIKSGETISKQVILKNPGIYPVINSGMAPLGYISFWNVENDPIGITSRGSGVGSITYQTGRYFRGNLNYSVSINNQKYLNTRFLYHLLLNYQGVIRKICTFNAIPALNTSELKKIKIPIPSLKTQEKIVQILDNLSNLKNELNNELNSRIKQYEYYRDKLLSEEYLNKITYNLVLDTHTHTHTQNHNEFSINSNKILPEKAEISLDQYSNSINKKFIWELTIWDKKFSGVKSYKQKNVYKYKYFLANEINKLKDEDGKIKILTTNKSNIFANENKVKNFIVDREIVYIPGGGNPIVQYYNGKFITSDNRIATSIDKNILSNKFLYYYFENNIEKVKEFYRGSGIKHPDMSKILDMEIWLPPLELQNKIVAILDKFQDAIENSKGLLPQEIELRKMQYEYYRDKLLSFNIDITSERERERESKIQ
- a CDS encoding restriction endonuclease subunit S, giving the protein MLEQAIEYIKNKIYKKIIYLKLCDKTITNSINTGLNPRNNFNLNDESNEKLVAWYITTKDYSENQEIIFDINKTAKITEAARKLINKRSKLEKNDILFSGIGTVGKVALVDFEPYNFDISESTYAIKINQNNIIPKFLMHYLRSSIVQNQIFKDLKGSTLKGIRKVQLENLLIPIIPLEIQNKIVNILDKFQKAIEHSKGLLPQEIKLREKQYEYYCNKLLLFDDNRF